A single Numenius arquata chromosome 1, bNumArq3.hap1.1, whole genome shotgun sequence DNA region contains:
- the AICDA gene encoding single-stranded DNA cytosine deaminase, whose protein sequence is SCSLLMKRKLFLYNFKNLRWAKGRRETYLCYVVKRRDSATSCSLDFGYLRNKMGCHVEVLFLRYISAWDLDPGRCYRITWFTSWSPCYDCARHVADFLRAYPNLTLRIFTARLYFCEDRKAEPEGLRRLHRAGAQIAIMTFKDYFYCWNTFVENREKTFKAWEGLHENSVHLSRKLRRILLPLYEVDDLRDAFKTLGL, encoded by the exons TCCTGCAGCCTCCTGATGAAAAGGAAACTCTTCCTCTACAATTTCAAGAACCTGCGCTGGGCCAAGGGCCGGCGTGAAACCTACCTCTGCTATGTTGTAAAGCGCCGTGACAGTGCCACGTCGTGCTCCCTGGACTTTGGATACCTGCGCAATAAG ATGGGCTGTCATGTGGAGGTGCTCTTCCTGCGCTACATCTCAGCCTGGGACCTGGACCCTGGCCGCTGCTACCGTATCACCTGGTTCACATCCTGGAGCCCCTGTTACGACTGTGCCCGACATGTGGCTGACTTCCTGCGCGCCTACCCCAACCTGACCCTCCGCATCTTCACAGCACGCCTCTACTTCTGTGAGGACCGTAAGGCAGAGCCTGAAGGGCTGAGGCgcctgcacagggcaggggcCCAAATTGCCATCATGACCTTCAAAG ATTACTTCTACTGCTGGAACACGTTTGTGGAGAACAGGGAAAAGACATTCAAAGCCTGGGAGGGGCTTCATGAAaactctgtccatctgtccaggaaACTTCGACGGATCCTCCTG CCACTGTACGAAGTAGATGATTTACGAGATGCCTTTAAAACTCTGGGACTTTGA